One genomic segment of Tindallia californiensis includes these proteins:
- a CDS encoding aldehyde dehydrogenase family protein, with translation MRMEKLYINGQWKDAASGESFDVLNPADGSLVGKMAAAGKEEVLEAIDAADQTFEEWSNLPAHVR, from the coding sequence ATGAGAATGGAAAAACTATATATTAACGGACAATGGAAAGATGCGGCTTCGGGAGAAAGTTTTGATGTCCTCAATCCGGCCGATGGAAGCCTGGTTGGTAAAATGGCAGCTGCCGGAAAGGAAGAAGTACTTGAGGCCATTGATGCGGCGGATCAGACTTTTGAAGAATGGTCCAACCTGCCGGCCCATGTGCG